CGCGGTCTCCGTGCACCGCTTCCAGGCCGATCGGAACGACAAGCACCTCGACGAGAACGGAGCCCTTGTCTTCCGGATCGTCGGGGACAAGATGACCGACATCGACGAGTGCATCGAGGACATCGACCAGAGCGACGACTTCTGGGGTTGACGGTCGACAGCCGGCCGCGCATGCCGAAGGCCCGGTCTCCGTCCTGGGGAAGGATGGAGACCGGGCCTTCGGTTGAAGCTGCTGAGCCCGTTCCCGCGTGGCGAACGCAGGCCGCGAACGAGCTCGGGGTGCCGGACGGGAGCGGATGAGAGAGGGCCCGCTCGATTCCCTCCGGCGGTCAAATCAAGTGTCAGCCCTTGAGGGCAGCGACCTTCGAAGCCAGCGCCGACTTCTTGTTGGCAGCCTGGTTCTTGTGGATGACGCCCTTCGAGACGGCCTTGTCGAGCGCACGCGACGCGGCGCGCTGGTACTCGGTGGCCTTCTCGACGTCACCCGCGGCAGCGGCCTCGCGGGCCTTGCGGATCGCGGTCTTCAGGGAGGACTTGACGGCCTTGTTGCGCAGCCGAGCCTTCTCGTTGGTCTTGATCCGCTTGATCTGGGACTTGATGTTCGCCACGAATGAGCCTTTTCAGGTTCAGGCACGGAGCCAGGAGCCTCCCCCAGGGGAGACCAGGTCCCGTGCCAGGTGATTTCTTGAGGATGTGCCTCGCGCTGAGAGGGCATGAGACACAGCCCCCCACACTACCAGCGGCTCGGCGGACGGCCCAAAACGGTCCCCGGTCGCCGCCCGTGGGACCATGGAAGCTACGTATCGATCCGACCCGAGGCATAAGGCGCCTCAAGAGACAGGACCCTGCGTGCCCGCGACCCCTAACAATGTGCCCGAGCCGAGCCGTACCGACCCGGCTCTGATCCGCAATTTCTGCATCATCGCGCACATCGACCACGGCAAGTCCACGCTCGCCGACCGGATGCTCCAGCTGACCGGTGTGGTCGAGCAGCGGCAGATGCGTGCTCAGTACCTCGACCGGATGGACATCGAGCGTGAGCGCGGTATCACGATCAAGTCCCAGGCGGTGCGGCTGCCGTGGGCTCCCACCCACGACAAGAGCAATACGCACATCCTCAACATGATCGACACCCCGGGGCACGTCGACTTCACCTACGAGGTCTCCCGGTCGCTCGCCGCCTGCGAGGGGACCATCCTCCTCGTCGACGCCGCCCAGGGCATCGAGGCCCAGACCCTCGCCAACCTCTACCTGGCGATGGAGAACGACCTCACGATCATCCCCGTGCTGAACAAGATCGACCTGCCGGCCGCGCAGCCCGAGAAGTTCGCCGAGGAGCTCGCCAACCTGGTCGGCTGCGAGCCCGACGACGTCCTGCGGGTCTCCGCCAAGACCGGTGTCGGCGTCGACGCGCTGCTCGACAGGGTGGTCAAGGAGGTCCCCGCGCCGGTCGGCGTCAAGGACGCCCCCGCCCGCGCGATGATCTTCGACTCGGTCTACGACTCCTACCGGGGCGTGGTCACATACGTCCGTGTCATCGACGGCCAGCTCAACAAGCGCGAGCGCATCAAGATGATGTCGACCGGCGCCACGCACGAGCTGCTGGAGATCGGGACGAACTCGCCCGAGATGCTGTCCGCGGACGGCCTCGGCGTCGGCGAGGTGGGCTACCTCATCACCGGTGTGAAGGACGTCCGCCAGTCCAAGGTCGGTGACACCGTCACCAGCCAGCAGAAGGGCGCGACGGAGGCCCTCGGCGGGTACAAGGACCCGAAGCCCATGGTCTTCTCCGGGCTCTATCCGCTGGACGGCTCCGACTACCCCGAGCTGCGCGAGGCCCTGGACAAGCTCCAGCTCAACGACGCCGCGCTGGTCTACGAGCCGGAGACCTCCGCCGCGCTCGGCTTCGGCTTCCGCGTCGGCTTCCTCGGCCTGCTGCACCTCGACGTGATCCGCGAGCGGCTGGAGCGCGAGTTCGGGCTCGACCTGATCGCGACCGCGCCCAACGTGGTCTACCGGGTGGTGATGGAGGACGGCACCGAGCACACCGTCACCAACCCGAGCGAGTTCCCCGAGGGCAAGATCAACGAGGTGTACGAGCCCGTCGTACGCGCCACGATCCTCGCGCCGACCGAGTTCATCGGCTCGATCATGGAGCTGTGCCAGACCCGGCGCGGCACCCTCCTCGGCATGGACTACCTGTCCGAGGACCGGGTCGAGATCCGCTACACCCTGCCGCTCGCCGAGATCGTCTTCGACTTCTTCGACCAGCTGAAGTCCAAGACCCGCGGCTACGCCTCGCTGGACTACGAGCCCACCGGTGAGCAGACCTCCAGCCTGGTCAAGGTCGACATCCTGCTGCACGGCGACAAGGTCGACGCCTTCTCCGCGATCACCCACAAGGACGCGGCGTACGCGTACGGCGTACGGCTCGTCGCCAAGCTGCGCGAGCTCATCCCGCGGCAGGCCTTCGAGGTGCCCATCCAGGCCGCCATCGGCTCCCGGGTCATCGCCCGCGAGACCATCCGCGCCATCCGCAAGGACGTCCTCGCCAAGTGCTACGGCGGCGACATCTCCCGTAAGCGCAAGCTGCTGGAGAAGCAGAAGGAAGGCAAGAAGCGGATGAAGATGGTGGGTTCCGTGGAGGTTCCGCAGGAGGCCTTCATCGCCGTACTGAGCAGCGATGACAGCGCGGGGTCGGGCAAGGGCAAGAAGTAACCGCCGGTAACACGGGGTGGCCTGGCAAACCGGTGCAACAGGGGTCCGTCGTACGCAAGTGCGGCGGGCCCCTGCGTGTGCAGCGGGTAGGTCTCTGGAGGAAGTGACAGGCCGCCGCCCCTTACGGGGTGGCCGGTCGACCTTTACTCTGATCCCTGCTCGATAGTTACTCGCGAGTTAAACAACGGCTCGCGAGTGAAAACCGCCGTAATGAGTCGGCTGAAGAGCCGGCTATTTGAGCCAGCCGCACAGTCGCGGGCCCCGGAGGATGTCGTGAGCGACACACAGACACTGATCGAGAACCGTCCGCCGACCGTGGCGGCCCTCTTCCTGGAGCGCGTGGGGGCCACACCGGACGCCGAGGCATACCGCCATCCGGTACCGGCGGCCTCGGGCGAGGGGCCGGACGAGTGGAAGTCGCTGAGCTGGGCGCAGGCCGCCGAGCGGGTCTACGCCATCGCGGCCGGCCTCATCGAGCTGGACGTCCAGCCCGAGCAGCGCGTCGCCCTCGCCTCGTCGACCCGGATCGAGTGGATCCTCGCCGACCTGGGCATCATGTGCGCCGGCGCGGCCACCACCACCGTGTATCCGCAGACCAACGCCGAGGAGTCGGCGTTCATCCTCTCCGACTCCGAGAGCCGGGTGCTGATCGCCGAGGACGCGGCGCAGCTGGCCAAGGCGCAGGAGAAGCGCGCCGAGCTGCCGAACCTGACCCACGTCGTCGTCATCGACCCGGCCGGTGTCGAGACCGCCGACTGGATCCTCACCCTCGACGAGCTGGAGAAGCGCGGCGCGGCCCGGCTGGAGAAGGACGCCGACCTCATCAAGGAGCGGGTCGGCGCGATCACCAAGGACCAGCTCGCCACGCTCATCTACACCTCCGGCACCACCGGGCGCCCCAAGGGCGTACGGCTGCCGCACGACAACTGGTCGTACATGGCGAAGGCGATCGCCGCGACCGGCCTGGTCAGCAGCGAGGACGTGCAGTACCTGTGGCTGCCGCTCGCGCACGTCTTCGGCAAGGTGCTCACTTCCGGGCAGATCGAGGTCGGGCACGTCACCGCCGTCGACGGCCGCGTCGACAAGATCATCGAGAATCTGCCGGTCGTGCAGCCGACGTACATGGCGGCCGTCCCGCGCATCTTCGAGAAGGTCTACAACGGGGTCGCCGCCAAGGCCCGTGCGGCCGGCGGCGCCAAGTACAAGATCTTCCAGTGGGCCGCCGGGATCGCCCGGGAGTACGCCAAGGTCTCCCAGGACAACTTCCGGCGCACCGGCTCCCACTCCGTGCCGTTCGGGCTGGGCGCCAAGCACAAGGTCGCCGACGCGCTCGTGTACGCCAAGATCCGCGATGCCTTCGGCGGCAACCTGCGCGCGTGTGTGTCCGGCAGCGCCGCCCTCTCCCCGGAGATCGGTTACTTCTTCGCCGGCGCCGGCATCCACATCCTGGAGGGCTACGGGCTCACCGAGTCCTCCGCCGCGTCCTTCGTCAACCCGGGCGAGGCCTACCGCACCGGCACGGTCGGCAAGCCGCTGCCCGGCACGGAGGTCCGTATCGCCGATGACGGGGAGATCCTGCTGCGCGGCCCCGGCATCATGGAGGGCTACCACGGGCTGCCGGACAAGACCGCCGAGGTGCTGGAGAGCGACGGCTGGTTCCACACCGGCGACATCGGGGAGCTGTCCCCGGACGGATACCTGCGCATCACCGACCGCAAGAAGGACCTGATCAAGACGTCGGGCGGCAAGTACATCGCGCCGGCCGAGGTCGAGGGGCAGTTCAAGGCGGTGTGCCCGTACGTGTCCAACATCCTGGTGCACGGGGCCGACCGGAACTTCTGCACGGCGCTCATCGCGCTGGACGAGCCCTCGATCCTGGCGTGGGCCGAGGAGAACGGGCTCGGCGGCAAGTCGTACGCGGAGGTTGTGGCCGCGCCGGCGACCGTGGAGATGGTCGACGGGTACGTGAAGCAGCTCAACGCCGGGCTTCAGAAGTGGCAGACCATCAAGAAGTTCCGGTTGCTGCCGCGGGATCTCGATGTGGAGCACGGGGAGATCACGCCGAGTCTGAAGTTGAAGCGGCCGGTTGTGGAGCGGGAGTACAAGGGGCTGATCGAGGAGATGTACGCGGGTACGCGGGAGGCGTAGCGCGAGAGTGGAGGGGTGGCGGGGACCGTCGGCGGCTGCGGGTTCGTCGTGGCTGGTCGCGCAGTTCCCCGCGCCCCTTCAGGGTCAGAGCAGTTGCCGTTCGCCTGCCAGGTGCCGTAGCTCCCGGATCTGGTTGCGCAGCTTCGCCATGTCCGGTGGGTCCTGCCCGTCCAGCTCTTTCTCCAGGGCGGCCAACCGTATGAGGAACTCGGCGCTGTGCGTCGGTTTCCGGGCCAGTTGCTGGTTCTTGCGGTGCAGGTCGAGGAAGACGCTGACCTTCGCGCGCAGTACCCACGGATCGAACGGCTTGGTCAAGTAGTCCGCGGCGCCTGTCGCGTAGCCGCGGAAGGCGTAGCCGGGGTCGTCCTCCGCGCCGGTCAGGAAGATGATCGGGACGTCCTTGGTCTGGTCGAGCCGTTTGATGTTCGTGGCGGTCTCGAAGCCGTCCATGCCCGGCATGCGGACGTCGAGCAGGACCAGCGCGAAGCGTTGCCGGAGCAGCGCCTTCATCGCCTCCTCGCCCGAACGCGCGCGCACGAGCGGCTCGTTGAGGGACCCCAGGACGGCCTCCAGCGCGATCAGGTTGTCCTCCATGTCGTCGACGAGGAGGATGCCGGCACGCTCGTCGGTCGTTGCCTCAGCGCTCATGGTGAAGTGGCCTCATTCGGTGATCGTCGGCGGGACGACCTCTTCCTCGTCGGAAGTGCTCGGTCCCGGTACTGCGGTGTGGTCCGGCGTCGCTGTACGCCCTTCCGTCTCCGCGCCCTCGGGGTCCAGGAGGTCGCAGACGACGGTCAGGAGCTGATCCACGTCCACCGGCTTCGGTACGTAGTCGTTGGCGCCCCGCGCGATGGATTTCTCCCGGTCTCCGGGCATGGCCTTCGCGGTCAGCGCGACGATGGGCA
Above is a window of Streptomyces sp. DT2A-34 DNA encoding:
- the rpsT gene encoding 30S ribosomal protein S20, whose protein sequence is MANIKSQIKRIKTNEKARLRNKAVKSSLKTAIRKAREAAAAGDVEKATEYQRAASRALDKAVSKGVIHKNQAANKKSALASKVAALKG
- the lepA gene encoding translation elongation factor 4; amino-acid sequence: MPATPNNVPEPSRTDPALIRNFCIIAHIDHGKSTLADRMLQLTGVVEQRQMRAQYLDRMDIERERGITIKSQAVRLPWAPTHDKSNTHILNMIDTPGHVDFTYEVSRSLAACEGTILLVDAAQGIEAQTLANLYLAMENDLTIIPVLNKIDLPAAQPEKFAEELANLVGCEPDDVLRVSAKTGVGVDALLDRVVKEVPAPVGVKDAPARAMIFDSVYDSYRGVVTYVRVIDGQLNKRERIKMMSTGATHELLEIGTNSPEMLSADGLGVGEVGYLITGVKDVRQSKVGDTVTSQQKGATEALGGYKDPKPMVFSGLYPLDGSDYPELREALDKLQLNDAALVYEPETSAALGFGFRVGFLGLLHLDVIRERLEREFGLDLIATAPNVVYRVVMEDGTEHTVTNPSEFPEGKINEVYEPVVRATILAPTEFIGSIMELCQTRRGTLLGMDYLSEDRVEIRYTLPLAEIVFDFFDQLKSKTRGYASLDYEPTGEQTSSLVKVDILLHGDKVDAFSAITHKDAAYAYGVRLVAKLRELIPRQAFEVPIQAAIGSRVIARETIRAIRKDVLAKCYGGDISRKRKLLEKQKEGKKRMKMVGSVEVPQEAFIAVLSSDDSAGSGKGKK
- a CDS encoding long-chain fatty acid--CoA ligase, with product MSDTQTLIENRPPTVAALFLERVGATPDAEAYRHPVPAASGEGPDEWKSLSWAQAAERVYAIAAGLIELDVQPEQRVALASSTRIEWILADLGIMCAGAATTTVYPQTNAEESAFILSDSESRVLIAEDAAQLAKAQEKRAELPNLTHVVVIDPAGVETADWILTLDELEKRGAARLEKDADLIKERVGAITKDQLATLIYTSGTTGRPKGVRLPHDNWSYMAKAIAATGLVSSEDVQYLWLPLAHVFGKVLTSGQIEVGHVTAVDGRVDKIIENLPVVQPTYMAAVPRIFEKVYNGVAAKARAAGGAKYKIFQWAAGIAREYAKVSQDNFRRTGSHSVPFGLGAKHKVADALVYAKIRDAFGGNLRACVSGSAALSPEIGYFFAGAGIHILEGYGLTESSAASFVNPGEAYRTGTVGKPLPGTEVRIADDGEILLRGPGIMEGYHGLPDKTAEVLESDGWFHTGDIGELSPDGYLRITDRKKDLIKTSGGKYIAPAEVEGQFKAVCPYVSNILVHGADRNFCTALIALDEPSILAWAEENGLGGKSYAEVVAAPATVEMVDGYVKQLNAGLQKWQTIKKFRLLPRDLDVEHGEITPSLKLKRPVVEREYKGLIEEMYAGTREA
- a CDS encoding two-component system response regulator yields the protein MSAEATTDERAGILLVDDMEDNLIALEAVLGSLNEPLVRARSGEEAMKALLRQRFALVLLDVRMPGMDGFETATNIKRLDQTKDVPIIFLTGAEDDPGYAFRGYATGAADYLTKPFDPWVLRAKVSVFLDLHRKNQQLARKPTHSAEFLIRLAALEKELDGQDPPDMAKLRNQIRELRHLAGERQLL